In a genomic window of Ranitomeya imitator isolate aRanImi1 chromosome 5, aRanImi1.pri, whole genome shotgun sequence:
- the LOC138637687 gene encoding adhesive plaque matrix protein-like: MKYASMNLVSTEFSESPGSYIPPTYRSRQLHATDLQVPAATSHRPTGPGSYIPPTYRSRQLHPTDLQVPAATSHRPTGPGSYIPPTYRSRQLHPTDLQVPAAKSHRPTGPGSYIPPTYRSRQLHPTDLQVPAATSHRPTGPGSYIPPTYRSRQLHPTDLQVPAAASHRPTGPGSCIPPTYRSRQLHPTDLQVPAATSHRPTGLGSYIPPTYRSRQLNPTDLQVPAATSHRPTGPGSYIPPTYRSRQLHPTDLQVPAAKSHRPTGPGSYIPPTYRSRQLHPTHLQVPAATSHRPTGPGSYIPPTYRSRQLHPTDLQVPAAKSHRPTGPGSYIPPTYRSRQLHPTDLQVPAAASHRPTGPGSCIPPTYSRSRQLNPTDLQVPAAKSHRPTGPGSCIPPTYRSRQLHLTDLQVPAAKSHRPTGPGSYIPPTYRSRQLHPTDLQVPAATSHPPTGPGSCIPPTYRSRQLHPTHLQVPAATSHPPTGPGSYIPPTFRSRQLHPTHLQVPAATSHRPTGPGSYIPPTYRSRQLHPTDLQVPAATSHPPTGPGSCIPPTYRSRQLHPTHLQVPAATSHRPTGPGSYIPPTYRSRQLHPTHLQVPAATSHRPTGPGSYIPPTYRSRQLHPTDLQVPAATSHPPTGPGSCIPPTYRSRQPHPTHLQVQAAASHPPTGPGSYIPPIYRSRQLNPTDL; this comes from the exons ATGAAATACGCGTCTATGAACCTGGTCTCAACCGAGTTCTCTGAaa GTCCCGGCAGCTACATCCCACCGACCTACAGGTCCCGGCAGCTACATGCCACCGACCTACAGGTCCCGGCAGCTACATCCCACCGACCTACAGGTCCCGGCAGCTACATCCCACCGACCTACAGGTCCCGGCAGCTACATCCCACCGACCTACAGGTCCCGGCAGCTACATCCCACCGACCTACAGGTCCCGGCAGCTACATCCCACCGACCTACAGGTCTCGGCAGCTACATCCCACCGACCTAcaggtcccggcagctaaatcccaccgacctacaggtcccggcagctacatcccaccgacctacag GTCCCGGCAGCTACATCCCACCGACTTACAGGTCCCGGCAGCTACATCCCACCGACCTACAGGTCCCGGCAGCTACATCCCACCGACCTACAGGTCCCGGCAGCTACATCCCACCGACCTACAGGTCCCGGCAGCTGCATCCCACCGACCTACAGGTCCCGGCAGCTGCATCCCACCCACCTACAGGTCCCGGCAGCTGCATCCCACCGACCTACAGGTCCCGGCAGCTACATCCCACCGACCTACAGGTCTCGGCAGCTACATCCCACCGACCTAcaggtcccggcagctaaatcccaccgacctacaggtcccggcagctacatcccaccgacctacaggtcccggcagctacatcccaccgacctacaggtcccggcagctgcatcccaccgacctacaggtcccggcagctaaatcccaCCGACCTACAGGTCCCGGCAGCTACATCCCACCGACCTACAGGTCCCGGCAGCTACATCCCACCCACCTACAGGTCCCGGCAGCTACATCCCACCGACCTACAGGTCCCGGCAGCTACATCCCACCGACCTACAGGTCTCGGCAGCTACATCCCACCGACCTAcaggtcccggcagctaaatcccaCCGACCTACAGGTCCCGGCAGCTACATCCCACCGACCTACAGGTCCCGGCAGCTACATCCCACCGACCTACAGGTCCCGGCAGCTGCATCCCACCGACCTACAGGTCCCGGCAGCTGCATCCCACCGACCTACAGcag gtcccggcagctaaatcccaccgacctacaggtcccggcagctaaatcccaCCGACCTACAGGTCCCGGCAGCTGCATCCCACCGACCTACAGGTCCCGGCAGCTGCATCTCACCGACCTAcaggtcccggcagctaaatcccaCCGACCTACAGGTCCCGGCAGCTACATCCCACCGACTTACAGGTCCCGGCAGCTACATCCCACCGACCTACAGGTTCCGGCAGCTACATCCCACCCACCTACAGGTCCCGGCAGCTGCATCCCACCGACCTACAGGTCCCGGCAGCTACATCCCACCCACCTACAGGTCCCGGCAGCTACATCCCACCCACCTACAGGTCCCGGCAGCTACATCCCACCCACCTTCAGGTCCCGGCAGCTACATCCCACCCACCTACAGGTCCCGGCAGCTACATCCCACCGACCTACAGGTCCCGGCAGCTACATCCCACCGACCTACAGGTCCCGGCAGCTACATCCCACCGACCTACAGGTCCCGGCAGCTACATCCCACCCACCTACAGGTCCCGGCAGCTGCATCCCACCGACCTACAGGTCCCGGCAGCTACATCCCACCCACCTACAGGTCCCGGCAGCTACATCCCACCGACCTACAGGTCCCGGCAGCTACATCCCACCGACCTACAGGTCCCGGCAGCTACATCCCACCCACCTACAGGTCCCGGCAGCTACATCCCACCGACCTACAGGTCCCGGCAGCTACATCCCACCCACCTACAGGTCCCGGCAGCTACATCCCACCGACCTACAGGTCCCGGCAGCTACATCCCACCCACCTACAGGTCCCGGCAGCTGCATCCCACCCACCTACAGGTCCCGGCAGCCGCATCCCACCCACCTACAGGTCCAGGCAGCCGCATCCCACCCACCTACAGGTCCCGGCAGCTACATCCCACCCATCTAcaggtcccggcagctaaatcccaCTGATCTATAG